One window of the Thunnus albacares chromosome 3, fThuAlb1.1, whole genome shotgun sequence genome contains the following:
- the LOC122975327 gene encoding E3 ubiquitin-protein ligase TRIM21-like, whose amino-acid sequence MSAASCLLSEDQFLCSICLDVFTDPVTTPCGHNFCKNCITEHWNSNDQYSCPMCKEVFYTRPKLKVNTFISEMVSQFRQEAQQKASSSSSEQQAAKPGEVPCDVCTGTKLKALKSCLVCLTSYCETHLEPHLTASRLKRHQLMDPVENLEDRMCMKHDKPLELFCKTDQTCVCMLCSVLDHKTHEFVPLKEEYEGKKAELGKTEAEIQQMIQKRRLKIQEIKHSVDLSKRDANREKAEGVQVFTALMKSVERSLNELIETIEEKQRTTEKQAEDFIKELEQEISELMKRSSEVKQLSRSEDHLHLLQNFPSLKAAPPTKDWTEVSVRPPSYEGTVVRAVAQLEETLSKEMKKLVEAELKRVQQYAVDVTLDPDTAHPDLILSDDEKQVNDSDVEKNLPDNPKRFSHCPGVLGKQSFSSGRFYFEVQVKRKTDWDLGVTRESINRKGKITLRPQNGYWTIWLRNGNEYKACAGPSVRLSLKSQLQKVGVFVDYEEGLVSFYDVDAAALIYSFTGCSFTEKLNPYFSPGPNDGGKNSAPLIICPVNQTE is encoded by the coding sequence atgtctgctgccagctgtctgctatctgaagatcagtttctgtgctccatctgtctggatgtgttcactgatccagtcaccacaccatgtggacacaacttctgcaaaaactgcatcactgaACACTGGAACAGTAATGACCAGTACTCGTGTCCGATGTGTAAAGAGGTTTTCTACACAAGACCTAAGTTGAAGGTGAATACTTTCATCTCTGAGATGGTTTCTCAGTTCAGACaagaagctcaacagaaagccagcagcagcagctcagagcaacaagctgccaaaccaggagaagttccctgtgacgtctgtactggaaccaaactgaaggccctgaagtcctgtctggtgtgtctgacctcctactgtgagactcacctggagcctcatctgacagcttcacgtctgaaaagacatcagctgatggaccctgtggagaacctggaagacaggatgtgtatgaagcacgataaacctctggagctgttctgtaagaccgaccagacatgtgtctgcatgctctgctctgttttagaccacaagacacatgagtttgttcctctgaaagaagaatatgaaggaaagaaggcagagctggggaagacagaggctgaaattcagcagatgatccagaagagACGACTGAAGATTCAAGAGATCAAACACTCAGTTGACCTCAGTAAGAGAGatgcaaacagagagaaagcagaaggtGTTCAGGTCTTCACCGCTCTGATGAAGTCTGTTGAGAGAAGCCTGAATGAGCTCATTGAGACGATTGAAGAGAAGCAAAGaacgacagagaaacaggctgaagacttcatcaaagagctggaacaggaaatctctgagctgatgaagagaagctctgaggtgaagcagctctcacgctctgaagaccacctccacctcctccaaaacTTCCCGTCCCTGAAAGCTGCTCCACCcaccaaagactggacagaggtCAGCGTCCGTCCACCATCATATGAGGGGACTGTGGTGAGAGCTGTGgctcagctggaggagacgctcagtaaagagatgaagaagctggttgaggctgagctgaagagggtccagcagtatgcagtggatgtgactcttgATCCTGATACAGCACATCCTGatctcatcctgtctgatgatgagAAACAAGTAAATGATAGTGATGTGGAGAAGAATCTCCCAGACAACCCAAAGAGATTTTCTCATTGTCCTGGTGTTTTAGGAAAGCAGAGTTTCTCTTCAGgcagattttactttgaggttcagGTTAAAAGGAAGACTGACTGGGATTTAGGAGTGACCAGAGAGTCCATCAACAGGAAGGGAAAAATCACACTGAGACCTCAGAATGGTTACTGGACTATATGGttgagaaatggaaatgagtaCAAAGCTTGTGCTGGTCCTTCAGTCCgtctctctctgaagtctcagcttcagaaggtgggggtgttcgtggattatgaggagggtctggtctccttttatgacgtagatgctgcagctcttatctactcctttactggctgctccttcactgagaaactcAACCCATACTTCAGTCCTGGTCCTAATGATGGTGGTAAAAACTCCGCCCCTCTGATCAtctgtcctgtcaatcaaactgagtAG